A section of the Roseofilum reptotaenium CS-1145 genome encodes:
- the guaD gene encoding guanine deaminase translates to MSANSATYSAFRGAIADFIHNPFHYRESESVRYFPDGLLILEQGQIKAVGDYPTLRSQYPHLHITDYSGKLILPGFIDLHLHCPQTEMIASYGEQLLEWLEKYVFPVEKKFQDPDYAQTLSNFFLDELLRNGTTTAVILTTIFPQSVDALFTAAKERQMRIIAGQMLMSRNAPDFLVNTPQTAYEQTQTLIQKWHHQDRLLYAVTPRFAPTSTPEELELAGSFSEYPDLYIHTHLSENIKEIAWIKELFPQASDYLNVYEEFGLVTERSIFAHGIHLSDSELQRLSERQSAIAFCPTSNLFLGSGLFNLNQTQIQSPPIPVGLATDVGAGTSFSLLKTMGDAYKVMQLQGQALSPFQAFYLSTLGAAKALHLEDKIGNFEPGKEADFIIINPAPTPLMKLRNQNQIPPENLSELVDQLFTLMILGDDRTIEATYILGNLWQSLEQP, encoded by the coding sequence ATGTCTGCTAATTCTGCTACTTACTCAGCCTTCCGGGGTGCGATCGCTGATTTTATCCATAACCCTTTCCATTATCGGGAATCAGAAAGCGTGCGCTATTTTCCTGATGGTCTATTAATTTTAGAACAAGGTCAGATTAAAGCGGTTGGCGATTACCCAACTCTGCGCTCTCAATATCCCCATCTCCACATCACAGACTATTCCGGAAAACTGATTTTACCCGGCTTTATTGACCTCCATCTCCACTGTCCGCAAACGGAAATGATCGCTTCCTATGGAGAGCAGTTATTAGAATGGTTAGAAAAATATGTATTCCCTGTAGAGAAAAAGTTTCAAGATCCAGACTATGCTCAAACACTCTCTAATTTTTTCCTGGATGAACTGCTGCGCAATGGCACAACGACAGCCGTCATTTTAACTACTATTTTTCCTCAGTCTGTTGATGCGTTATTTACGGCGGCGAAAGAGCGACAGATGCGAATCATTGCCGGACAAATGCTCATGAGCCGAAATGCACCCGACTTTTTAGTTAATACGCCACAAACTGCCTATGAACAAACCCAAACTTTAATCCAAAAATGGCATCATCAGGATAGATTGCTTTATGCTGTAACACCCCGCTTTGCTCCTACTTCAACCCCAGAAGAATTAGAGCTAGCCGGCAGTTTTAGTGAATATCCAGACCTTTATATCCATACCCACTTATCTGAAAATATTAAAGAAATTGCCTGGATTAAGGAACTTTTTCCACAAGCATCCGATTACCTCAATGTTTATGAAGAATTCGGATTAGTCACAGAGCGATCGATTTTCGCTCATGGTATCCACCTGAGTGACTCTGAATTGCAACGCTTAAGTGAGCGTCAGAGCGCGATCGCTTTTTGTCCCACTTCTAACTTATTCCTCGGTAGCGGATTATTTAATTTAAACCAAACCCAAATCCAATCCCCTCCCATTCCCGTTGGGTTAGCCACCGATGTCGGCGCAGGAACCAGCTTTTCACTGCTCAAAACCATGGGAGATGCCTATAAAGTGATGCAACTGCAAGGACAAGCTCTTTCCCCCTTCCAAGCCTTTTACCTATCTACATTAGGTGCAGCGAAAGCCTTGCATTTAGAGGATAAAATCGGCAATTTTGAACCGGGGAAAGAAGCGGATTTTATCATCATTAATCCTGCCCCAACACCCTTAATGAAATTACGCAATCAGAACCAAATTCCGCCCGAAAATCTATCTGAATTAGTGGATCAACTATTTACTTTAATGATTTTAGGAGACGATCGCACGATTGAAGCCACCTATATCCTCGGTAACCTCTGGCAAAGTCTCGAACAACCCTAA
- a CDS encoding aldo/keto reductase — protein sequence METVQLGQTDIRVTPLGIGTWAWGDKLFWDYGNTYGEAEIKKAFDATLDGGISFFDTAEVYGLGESESLIGRLMKETGRSPQIATKYFPVPWRLKAETVSEAITNSLNRLQVDSIELYQIHQPVSFLMSQETLLNALANEVTRGRIQTIGVSNYSAKQMREAHDILAQKGIPLAVNQVKYSLLSRKIESNGILDTARELGITILAYSPLAQGLLTGKYTSVNTPVGARKLSPEFGREGLRKIAPVISRLKRIADQYKKTPSQVALNWLICQEVIPIPGAKSAKQAQDNAGALGWSLKPEDVQDLEEVTRPWLS from the coding sequence ATGGAAACGGTGCAACTGGGTCAAACGGATATTCGGGTCACGCCCTTGGGAATTGGTACATGGGCTTGGGGTGATAAACTGTTTTGGGATTATGGCAATACCTATGGCGAAGCGGAAATTAAAAAGGCATTTGACGCAACCCTAGATGGGGGAATCAGTTTTTTCGACACGGCGGAAGTGTATGGTTTGGGAGAGTCGGAATCTTTAATTGGTCGGTTAATGAAAGAAACTGGGCGATCGCCCCAAATAGCGACGAAATACTTCCCCGTGCCTTGGCGACTTAAAGCGGAAACCGTATCCGAGGCAATTACTAATAGTTTGAATCGGCTACAAGTGGACTCTATTGAACTCTATCAAATCCATCAACCGGTCAGCTTCTTGATGAGCCAAGAAACTCTGCTCAATGCTTTAGCGAATGAAGTGACGCGGGGCAGAATTCAAACCATAGGAGTGAGCAACTATTCCGCCAAACAAATGCGGGAAGCTCATGATATTTTAGCTCAAAAAGGGATTCCCTTAGCTGTCAATCAGGTGAAGTATTCCTTACTGAGTCGGAAAATAGAGAGCAATGGAATTCTAGATACTGCCCGCGAGTTAGGCATTACAATTTTGGCTTATAGTCCCCTTGCCCAAGGGTTATTGACCGGTAAATATACATCGGTCAATACACCTGTGGGAGCGAGAAAACTTAGTCCAGAATTTGGTCGGGAAGGATTACGCAAAATTGCTCCTGTGATTTCGCGCTTAAAACGAATTGCCGATCAATATAAGAAAACGCCTTCTCAAGTGGCATTGAATTGGCTGATTTGCCAAGAGGTAATTCCGATTCCAGGGGCGAAAAGTGCCAAGCAAGCCCAAGATAATGCAGGTGCTCTAGGATGGAGCTTGAAACCAGAAGATGTGCAAGATTTAGAAGAAGTTACCCGTCCCTGGTTAAGTTAG
- a CDS encoding phytanoyl-CoA dioxygenase family protein yields the protein MTFSCQGYEILESLIGQQTLAPIVQQLNTLHLKPTQGGLRNLHHHLRTVLDLVYSPKLLRKAQDYLGDSPSVVRVLFFDKTPSNNWLVPWHQDRAIAVSHKQEIPGWGPWSIKDTIPHVHPPANVLHQMVTFRIHLDAAEPKNGCLRVIPGSHLQGILSAAQIQEIVQTQPSVNCTVQPGSVMAMKPLILHASSKATHPTHRRVIQVEYSSYRLPEGMHWVGYSASR from the coding sequence ATGACTTTTTCGTGTCAAGGCTATGAAATTTTAGAATCCTTGATTGGACAGCAGACGCTCGCTCCAATTGTGCAACAGCTAAATACTCTGCACCTCAAACCCACTCAAGGGGGACTACGCAATCTCCACCACCACCTGAGAACGGTTTTGGATCTGGTTTATTCCCCCAAGTTGCTGCGAAAAGCTCAAGACTATTTGGGGGATTCTCCCTCGGTGGTGCGCGTCCTGTTCTTCGATAAAACTCCCAGCAATAACTGGCTGGTTCCTTGGCATCAGGATAGGGCGATCGCGGTTTCTCATAAACAGGAAATTCCAGGTTGGGGGCCATGGAGCATTAAGGACACTATACCCCATGTTCACCCACCAGCAAATGTCCTCCATCAAATGGTCACGTTTCGCATTCATCTTGATGCTGCTGAACCTAAAAATGGCTGCTTGCGCGTGATACCAGGAAGCCATTTACAGGGAATTTTATCCGCAGCTCAAATCCAAGAAATTGTGCAAACCCAACCATCGGTTAATTGTACTGTGCAACCTGGATCGGTGATGGCGATGAAACCCCTAATTCTTCATGCTTCAAGTAAAGCCACCCATCCCACCCATCGCCGAGTGATTCAAGTTGAATATAGCAGCTATCGACTTCCTGAAGGGATGCATTGGGTGGGTTATAGCGCTTCCCGCTAG
- a CDS encoding GNAT family N-acetyltransferase codes for MAQNELVPGYRIRAGWVMERDVLISFMHKTYEELFPGQDFSHLNQAIELHFAQTTPLWWVEKVEDPQISDFLSSTPRSQPIGCLWMGKAVDQVNGQHHTHIFLLYILPEHRRQGLGSALMEQAEAYAKERGEQQISLQVFCQNTPAIALYDKLGFQALSTWMVKKLS; via the coding sequence ATGGCACAAAATGAATTGGTTCCAGGCTATCGGATTCGCGCTGGATGGGTGATGGAGCGCGACGTGCTGATTAGCTTTATGCACAAAACCTATGAGGAGTTATTTCCAGGGCAGGATTTTTCTCATTTAAATCAGGCGATCGAGTTACACTTTGCTCAGACGACTCCCCTCTGGTGGGTGGAGAAAGTCGAAGATCCGCAAATTTCCGATTTCCTCTCTTCGACTCCCCGCTCTCAACCCATTGGCTGTTTATGGATGGGGAAAGCGGTGGATCAAGTGAATGGACAGCACCATACCCATATTTTTCTCCTCTATATCTTACCGGAACATCGCCGCCAGGGACTGGGATCGGCATTGATGGAGCAAGCGGAAGCTTACGCTAAAGAGCGAGGAGAGCAGCAAATTAGTCTGCAAGTCTTTTGTCAGAATACACCAGCGATCGCCTTGTACGATAAGTTAGGCTTCCAAGCGCTGTCAACTTGGATGGTGAAAAAACTCAGTTAA